The sequence AGGTGCGCGAGAACCGCGCCGGGCAGACCAAGTTCATCCTCCACGACGGCCCGCCTTACGCCAACGGCGACATGCACATCGGCCACGCGCTGAACCACGTGCTCAAGGACATGGTCGTGCGCACGCAGACCCTGCTCGGCAAGGACGCGCCCTATGTGCCCGGCTGGGATTGCCACGGCCTCCCGATCGAGTGGAAGGTCGAGGAACAGTACCGCAAGAAGAAGCTCGACAAGGACCAGGTCCCGGTCGAGGAATTCCGCGCCGAATGCCGCGCCTATGCCCAGCATTGGGTCGACACCCAGCGCGAACAGCTCAAGCGTCTCGGCATCAACGGCGATTGGGACAACCCCTACCTGACGATGCACTTCGAGGCCGAGGCCACGATCGTGCGCGAACTGCTCAAGTTCGCCGAAAGCGGCCAGCTCTACCGCGGGGCCAAGCCGGTGATGTGGTCGCCAGTCGAAAAGACCGCGCTGGCCGAGGCCGAGGTCGAGTACGAGGACATCACCTCGACCCAGATCGACGTGGCGTTCGAGATCGTCGAGAGCCCGATCCCCGAACTGGTCGGCGCGCATGCGGTGATCTGGACGACCACGCCGTGGACGATCCCGGCGAACCAGGCTTTGGCTTATGGGCCTGAGGTTGAGTACACGCTTGTTGATTGCTGGTTCGCCACCGAGGAAGACGGCCGAGATTTAGACGGACCGGCCGGCGCCGCTTTGGCGATGGCCGCCCGAGCGCTCCCGTGGCTCGCTGAAGGTCCTCGCTTCATTGTCGCCTCAACGTTGCTTGAGTCATTCGAGAGGCGCTTGAATGCTGCCCTCTCGCATTTGGACTTCGCCGAATTCAGCATCGGTACGCCCCGGTTCGTGATCGAGCGTGTCCAAGGCTTCAAAGGCTCCGACCTCGCCGGCACAATCGCCCGTCACCCGATGCACCACCTCGGCGGGTTCTACGCCGAGCCGCGTCCGTTCCTGCCCGGCGACTTTGTCACTACCGACAGCGGCACGGGCCTGGTCCACATGGCGCCCGACCATGGCGAGGACGACTTCGAACTGTGCAAGGCGCACGGCATCTCGCCCAAGTTCATCGTCGAGGCCGATGGCCGCTATCGCGAGGACTGGCTGTGGCTGCCGCGCACCGACGAACGGTCGATGTCGGTCATCAACCCCAAGTTCAACGCGCCCGAGGGGCCGGTCTGCACCGATCTGCGCGAGACGGGCGCTCTCCTCAGCGCGTCCACCGACTATCAACACTCTTATCCCCATAGCTGGCGCTCCAAGGCCAAGGTGATCTTCCGCTGCACGCCGCAGTGGTTCGTGCCGATGGACAAGCCCGGCATCGAGCACATCGACAACCGCCCGGAACAGCGCTGGGAGAACGAGGGCGGCGCTCAGGAGCCGACCAAGACCCTGCGCCAGGTCGCGATGAACGCGCTGGAGCAGACCCGCTTCGTCCCCGAAAAGGGCCGCAACCGCATCGGCACCATGGTCGAGAGCCGCCCCGACTGGGTGCTCAGCCGCCAGCGCGCCTGGGGCGTACCGATCACGCTGTTCGTCGACCGCAAGACCGGCGAATACCTGGTCGATCCCGAGGTCAACCAGCGCATCGTCAGCGCAGTGAACGAGAAGGGCGTCGACGCCTGGTCGGACGCCAACGCACAGACGCTGCTCGGCAACCAGTACGACGCCGCCGACTACGAGCGGATCGTCGACATTCTCGACGTATGGTTCGATTCCGGTTCGACCCATGCCTTCGTGCTGGAATCGGGCCGCTGGCCGGACCTGCAATGGCCGGCCGATCTCTATCTCGAAGGCTCCGACCAGCATCGCGGCTGGTTCCAGTCCTCGCTGCTAGAGAGTTGCGGCACCCGTGGCCGCGCGCCGTACAACGCGGTGCTCACCCATGGCTTCACGATGGATGCCAAGGGCGAGAAGATGTCCAAGTCGAAGGGCAACACCGTCAGCCCACTCGACGTGATGAAGGAATACGGCGCCGACATCATCCGCCTGTGGGCGCTATCGGTCGACTACACCGAAGACCACCGCATCGGCCCCGAGATCCTCAAGGGCGTGGCCGACCAGTACCGCAAGCTGCGCAACACCTTCCGCTACCTGCTCGGCGCGCTCGACGGGTTCGAGGAGAGCGAGCGGGTCGGTCCGGACGCGATGCCGGAGCTGGAGCGCTACGTGCTCTCGCTGCTGGGTGAGCTCGATGCCAAGCTCAAGCAGGCGGTCGATGACTTCGACTTCAACACCTACACCCGCGCCCTGATCGACTTCTGCAACGAAGACCTTTCGGCGTTCTACTTCGATATCCGCAAGGACCGGCTCTACTGCGACGCGCCGTCGGACCTGAACCGGCGCGCGTACCGCACAGTGCTCGACACACTGTTCCAAGCGCTGATCCGCTACGCCGCGCCGGTCATGGTCTTCACCGCCGAGGAAATTTGGCAGAGCCGCTATCCCGACAGCGCCAGCGTGCACTTGCTGGTGTGGCCGGAAGTGCCCGCCGTGAACGCGGACGCCGCCCGCTGGGCCAAACTGCGCGCCCTGCGCGTGCAGGTGACCGAGGCAATCGAGCCGCTGCGGCGCGAGAAGATCGTCCGTTCGAGCCTTGAGGCCGAAGTCACCGTTCCCTCCGAGATCGTGCCCGAGGGCTTCTCAGACGCCGACCTCGCCGAACTGTTCATCAGCGCGGCAGTCGATCGGACCGATGGCGACACCGTAACCGTGCGTAAGAGCGGACACGCCAAGTGCGGCCGTTGCTGGCGCTTGCTGCCCGAAGTAACTGAGGACGGCGGCCTGTGCGATCGTTGCGAGGATGCCGTGGCCCAACTGGATGCAGTCGCATGACCCGAGAATGGCGTAACAGAACGATCGGCCTGGTCCTCGCGGCGACGATCTACGTCCTCGACCAGTGGGTCAAAGGGCGGGTCGTCGGCCCATGGAACCTGCGCGAGGTCGGCGTGATCGACTTGCTGCCGTTCTTCGACCTTCGCTGGACGCAGAACTTCGGCGTCTCGCTTGGCATGTTCGAGGCCACCTCGCCCGAAATGCGCTGGGGCCTGGTCGGGGTGACCGGGCTCATCGCCATCGTCGTGCTGGTGTGGATGCTGCGCGAACGCAAGCTCTGGGACATCGCCGGCTTGGCGCTGATCCTGGGCGGCGCGATGGGCAATATCCGCGACCGGATCGAACTCGGCTACGTGATCGATTATGCCGACTTCCACATCGGCGAATTTCGCCCGTTCCTGATCTTCAATATCGCCGATGCCGCTATCACCATCGGCGTGCTGATAATCCTTGCTCGCGCGCTGTTCATGCGCGAGAAACCGGCCGCCCCTCAGGGGAGCCAAGAGGCGGACAAACCCGCGGAGATTTCTTGATGCACATGACCACCCGGATCGTTCTCGTCGCCAGCAGCGCGGCCCTGCTGGCAGGATGCACCAGCGGCGACCTGCTCGGCAGCCGTGACCGGCCCGACGAATTTGCCGTGCAACGCCAGGCCCCGCTGGTGGTCCCGCCCGATTTCTCGCTTGTCCCGCCGGCTCCGGGCGCTCCGCGTCCAGCCGAAGGCGCCGCTTCGCAACAGGCTCTTGAGGCGCTGTTCGGCGGCCCGGCGCAACGCAGCGCGGTGGAATCGAACGCCATCAGCCGTGCCGGTACTGCCGATCCGGGCATCCGCAGCTCGGTAGGCGATCCCAACACCTATACGGTGGACAAGGGCGGCACGACGCGCACGATCCTCGCCGCGCCCGAAGGCGATGGCCAGGCCGCACGGGCCGTCATTCCTTCCTAGGAACCTTGCCCGGGCCTGCTGGGCGGGCCTCACCGGTGGCACGCGGATTCTCTCGCGCGAGAGGGTGTGGAACCCTGACTAGGTATATTCCCGAACTGCCCCTCCCTGCCGCAAGCGGGCTAGGGATGGCCCCAAAGCCATGCCCAATGCCCCCCAAATTCACCATCCGCGTCGCGAGCATTCGCGCCTGCGGCTGAGCCTTCCCGCCATGCTGGTCACCCCGGAGGGCGAGCAGCGGATTACCTTGCTCAACCTGTCACAAGGTGGTGCCCGTGTCCGGCTTCCCGGCAACGGGCGGATCACCGGCGGCATTCTCAAGTGGATGGACAACGAAGCCCTCGGCATCGGGGTCTGGCAGGCCGGGTCGGAGATGGGCCTGCGGTTCGAAGATCCGATCGATTGGGACTGGGTCGTGGCCACGCGGCACTGGCAACCGCCGCGCCGCGCGAAGGGCGATGACTCGCGAGCCTTCGCGGAAGACTGGGCGAGAGGGTACGACCACGCCAAGTTCGACGCAGGCGCGCAGCTGGATGAACAGGCGCGAAGGAACAAGGCGGCGCTCGACATTCACAAGCTGCGCAATTCCGGCGCCAGGATCCGCTCGGCCCGGTTGACCCTTGGGGTCTTGCTCCTCAGCGTCGTGATTGGACTGGGCGTGGGTTTGTGGGGCGTCGTTTCCTAGGCGAGGGTAGTAGGTCCGCTAAGGGCCCATGGCGGTCCTTAGACCAGGCATCGATGCTGAACGAAGGCGCAGCATCAGGGCCGAAAGTGCGACGCGCACCTCGTCTCTACGAGAACGCAGAGAGATTTACGCGTCGCATGGATTCAGCGTCTCATTGCCTCTCGGGCCTCGGCCGCGCGCTGGTGAAAACGATAGGCCTCCGCGTCGAACGGTGAGGCCACGTCACCTTCCCAACTTTCGATATTCTCATGCAGGCCCTTTACGCCTTCGAGCATCTCGGGCGAAGCGACTGCCAGGAAGGGCCGGATCATCTCGTCCCATTCATCGAGGAAAGCTTGCGCCTGCGGACTGGCCGGATCCATCGGCAACGCCGCGTTGATGCGGTCGCTTAGGTCCTTCCATTTCGCGTTGTGGGCCTCGTTGTCAAAGTCGGCGGGCAACGCCGCTACCGACTGCTGAAACGCTTCTTTTTGATCTGTCGCCATGTAGCGAGACGTAAGCTCGTCCCATTTGTCCTTCGTCACGATTGTTTCTCCTTGCCGGATCAGCGAGCAGAAGGTCGCTACATCGATGGGCTCGCTGCGATCGATGCGGGACAGGATGGATTCCAAGACAGTTCGAGTGTTCGCAACCTCGCGCTCACGGTCCGCCAGCGTTTCGATCTGGGCGACGACGATATGGCGCAAGTCGATATGGCGCCCGGCAGTCATCGAATGGATCTGCGCCAAGGTCAGTCCGGCGCGTTTCATCGCTACGATTTGGTGCAGCCGCTCAAGCTGGGCGGGCCCGTAATGACGCCGCCCTGATGCGGTTCGTAGCGGCGTCACGAGACCGCGCCCCTCGTAAAACCGAAGCGCGCGCAACGTTAGGCCCGTCAGACGGGCAACTTCGGCAATGTCGAGCGAATCATGCATGACGCTCTTATGCCAGCTGACGTAACGTCAGGTTCAAGCGGGAATTGAAGCGAGCCCACTCTTTGTTAGAGCCGCGACGCGTCGCCTTGCCAGGGCGTCCGGCCCAGTGCCCGCTTCCCACCCATGCAGCCGCAGCCACGGGCGTTCGGGGGCCGAGCTCCCCTACCAGTCCCGTGGCCGAACGCGCTGGTTACCGACCTGACTTGCGTTTCTTGCGGGCGGCGTACTTCGCATCCCTAGCTGCCTTGCGTTCTGCCTCAGTAAGTTCGGCAGGCGCAGAGGCCGCCTTGGCCTCGGCAGCGGCGGCGCGGGCGGCTTTCTCGGCTTCCGCGGCCTCCAGGCGAGCTTGCTTTGCGGCGTTGCGCTTTTCTTCTCGGGCCGCTTCGCGAGCTTCCGCCTCCGCGCGACGCCGGGCCAGCTCGGCTTCATCGACCGGAGGCCGCGCCTTGAGCTTGGCCAGGGCGTCTTCCCGGGCCTTCTGGGACGCCGCGCGGCGTTCGTTGAAATCGAGTTCTTTGAAACCAGCCATCTTCTTATCCTAAAATTTGCAGGTCAGCCCTGAAGACCATGCGCGAGCACGGACAGAGCGCTTTTGACCCAATTGTGGGCGTGGCGGCTTAAACCGCCCCTGCCCTACTTCCCTTCGGTGAACGGCACCGGCTGTTCACCGACCTGGCAGACCATCAGCTTATCGATCTTGCGGCCGTCCATATCGACGACCTCAAACCGCCAGCCTTGGTCTTCGAACCATTCGCCTTCATGCGGTAGCCGCTTGAGCACCGAGAGGACATACCCTGCGGCGGTGGCAAATTCACGGTCTTCCGAGAGTTCGAGGCCGAGCCGCTCGGCCAAGACGTCCGCCGCCATCGCGCCGGCGATCAGCAACGAGCCGTCGTCGCGTTCGACCACGTCGGGATCGTCGCCTTCGTCTTGGTGACTGGCGAAGCTGCCGGCAATAGCGCGCAGCAGGTCCGCCGGGGTGACGATGCCTTCGAGATGACCGTATTCGTCATGCACCATGGCCATGGCCGTGCCGGATTGCTGGAGCATGCGCAGCGCGTCCATCGCGTCGAGCTGGTCGGGGACGACCTCGGTTTTGCGAACGAGGTCATGCAGCTGGACCGGTTCTCCGGCGAGCATGCGGGCGAGGATGTCGCGCACTTTGACCACGCCGATCATCTTTTCCGGCGAGCCTTCGGCCACGGGAAGCAGCGAATGCGGCGATTCGGCGAGAGTTTCGCGAATTTCTTCTTCGCCGGCGGCTACGTCGAGCCAATCGATCTCGGTCCGCGGCGTCATCAGTTCGCGCACCGGCCGGTTGGCCAGGCGCATGACGCCGGAGAGGATTGCCCGCTCCTCCTCTTCAATCACGCCCGAATGCGTGGCCTCGGCGAAGAGCATGTGCAGCTCTTCCGCGGTGACGCCATGCTCGCCGCGATGGCGCACGCCGAGCAGGCGCATGATTAGGTTTGACGACCGGTCGAGCAGCCACACGAACGGAGCGGCGACCTTGGCGAGGATCGCCATCGGTCGTGACATGTAGATCGCGATCGGCACGGCGGCCCGCAAAGCGAATTGCTTGGGCACCAGCTCGCCCACCACCAGGCTGAAATAGGTCGTCAGCGCGATGACCAGGACAAAGCCGGCCTCTTCGGCGGTGTCCGCTGGGACGCCTAGCCCCGCGAGCCAGTCTCCCACCGGGCCGCCAAAGGTCGAGCCCGAATAGGCACCTGCGATGATGCCCACGAGCGTGATGCCGATCTGCACCGTGGAGAGGAACTTGCCCGGGTCAGCCGCGAGCGCGAGCGCTGTCTTCGCGCCCTTGCTGCCGCGGTCCGCCGCCACGCGCAACCGCGCAGGCCGCGCCGAGACGATGGCAAGCTCCGACATCGAGAAGACCCCGTTGATCAGGATCAGCGCGATCAGGATAGTCAGATCGGACCAGGGGAATGCCGCCATTTGTCCCGCGCAGCTAGCAGATCGCGCCTCGTCCCGAAACCCGGCACGAGGGACTTGTGGAACGCCGGGCGCGGCAAGGCGTTTCAGATGCCATCATTCCCTGCACTCGCGGCCTCCCGCCGCGAACCATCCAACCGAAACCATCATGAGGAAATCCCGATGAATACGTCGCGCATTCTTGTCTCCGGTCTTGCGGCCGTCTCGCTGGTCAGCCTCTCCGCCTGCGTCACCGACCCGAACACCGGAGAGCAGCATGTTTCCCGCACCGCCATCGGCGGCGTGGGCGGTGCGGGCCTCGGCTACCTGCTCGGCAGTGTAATCGGCGGCAAGACCGCGCGCATCGTCGGCGCAGGCATTGGCGGCGTGGCCGGCGGCGTGATCGGCTATCAGCTCGACCAGCAGATCAAGGAACTGGACGAAGCGACCGCCGGCAGCGGCGTCGACGTCAGTGAGACCCCCGACGGGCAGGGCATCCTGGTCAGTCTGCCGGACGTGACCTTCGCGGTCGATTCGGCCACTATCAGCCCGAGCTTCCGCGCCGCGCTCGATCAAGTCGCGCAGAGCCTGCAGAAGTACCCCAACAGCTTGGTCGACGTGATGGGCCACACCGATTCCACCGGTTCGGACGCCCATAACCAGGACCTCTCGCGTCGCCGTGCCGAATCGGTCGCGGGTTACCTCACCATGCGCGGCGTCCCGAGTTCGCGCCTGGCGACGATCGGCTACGGCGAGCAATACCCGATCGCCGACAACGCCACTGAAGAAGGCCGCGCCCGCAACCGCCGCGTCGAAATCCGCATCACCCCGGTGAGCCAGGATGACGTGAAACAGGCGCGCTAGGCCGCCGAATACTTCGCAGCGCGCTCCGCCAGTCGCTCCACCGCCGCGCGGTGGATGGCGGGCGCGCTGACGAGGACACCAAACGCACGCGGATCGCGCTTGTTATAGCTGAGCGCACGCCCGAAAGCGTCCGACACCGCTGCCCCTGCCTCCCGAGCGATCAGGGTGGCCGCGGCCACGTCCCATTCGTAACCCCAGCGCAGAGTGGCGAGGAGATCGGCCTGGTCGTCCGCAACCATGGCGATGCGCAAGGCGATCGAATTAGGCCGATCGACCATCGACAGGTCCTGGTCTTCTGGCGGGAGCGTGAACGCCGGAACGCGCGCGCCCGGCAGCTCCGGCCGCGTGCTGGCAGAGAGGCGGCGGCCGTTGAGCCAGGCGCCCTGCCCTGCCGTCGCAGTCCAGGTCTCCTGCCGCGCGGGGGCTTCGAGCACGCCGATCAGCGGTTTGCCGGCACTGACCAGCGCTACCGATACAGCCCAACCTGGCCGCCCCGCGATGAAGTCACGCGTGCCGTCGACGGGATCGACCAGCCAGCAGAGGCCGCGTGCGAGCCGCTCGGGATGATCGACCGACTCTTCCGACAGCCAGCCCGCCGAGGGCAGCAGCGCGCAGAGCTCTCGCCGCAGAAAGGCATCGACCTCGAGGTCGGCCTGGCAGATCGGGCTGTCGTCGTACTTGCTCCAGCTCTTCACTTCGTTCCCGGCGCCGGGCCACAGGCGCATCGCCATGCGGCCCGCTTCGCGGCAAATTTCGGTGAGTCTGTCGTGATCGAGCATGCCGGGCCAACTGGACATGGCGCGAAGGGTTTGCAAGCGCGGCAAGCAATGCTTATGCGCGCCGCAGCGCATTTCCCGACTCCCGGAAGGCTGATCTCCAGATGAACATTCACGAATACCAGGCCAAGGAACTGCTGGCGAAGTTTGGCATCGCCGTCCCCGCAGGTCACGCAGCCCTCAACGCGGAAGAAGCCGTCGCGGCTGCCCGCCAGCTCCCCGGGCCGCTCTACGTCGTTAAGGCGCAGATCCACGCCGGCGGACGCGGCAAGGGCAAGTTCACCGAACTCCCGGCCGATGCCAAGGGCGGCGTGCGACTGGCCAAGTCGATCGAAGAGGTCGACGCCAATGCCCGCGAGATGCTCGGCAACACCCTGGTGACGATCCAGACCGGCGCCGCCGGCAAGCAGGTCAACCGCCTCTACGTGACCGACGGCGTCGACATCGCGAAGGAATTCTACCTTTCCATGCTGGTCGACCGGAAGAGCGGCCGCATCGCCATGATCGTTTCGACCGAAGGCGGCATGGACATCGAAACCGTGGCGCACGACACGCCCGAGAAGATCACCACCATCGTGATCGACCCGGCGACCGGCTTCATGCCGCACCACGGCCGCTCGGTGGCTTTCGCGCTCAAGCTCTCGGGCGATCTCGCCAAGGCAGCGCAGAAGCTCTCGGCCCAGCTCTACGAAGCGTTCAAGACGCTCGACTGTGCCATGATTGAGATCAACCCCTTGGTCGAAACGGTCGACGGCCGCCTGCTGGTGCTCGACGCCAAGATGAGCTTCGATTCGAACGCGCTCTATCGCCACCCCGATGTCGAAGCCCTGCGCGACGAGACCGAGGAAGACCCGATGGAGATCGAGGCGTCCAAGCACGACCTCGCCTACATCAAGCTCGACGGCGACATCGGCTGCATGGTCAACGGCGCGGGCCTGGCCATGGCGACGATGGACATCATCAAGCTCAACGGCGCCTTCCCGGCCAACTTCCTCGACGTGGGCGGCGGCGCCACGAAGGAGAAGGTCACCGCGGCGTTCAAGATCATCCTGTCCGACCCCGCGGTGAAGGGCATCCTGGTCAACATCTTCGGCGGCATCATGCGCTGCGACATCATCGCCGACGGCATCGTCGCGGCGGCGAAGGACGTGAACCTCTCGGTTCCGCTGGTCGTGCGCCTCGAAGGGACGAACGTGCAGCTGGGCAAGGACATCCTCGCCAATTCGGGCCTGCCGATCATCGCTGCCGACGACCTCGGTGACGCGGCGAAGAAGATCGTCGCCGAAGTGAAGCAGGCCGCCTGATCTTGACGGCCCGAGCTTGACCCTTGGCGCAACAAGCGCGATGATTGGCGAAATATTATTACGCGCACGCTCGTGCGCTGGAGGATGGCTATGAAGGTCCTCGTGCCCGTTAAGCGGGTGATCGACTACAATGTCCGCCCGCGAGTGAAAGCGGACGGCAGCGGGGTCGACCTCGCCAACGTCAAGATGAGCATGAACCCGTTCGACGAGATCGCCGTCGAAGAGGCGATCCGCCTCAAGGAAAAGGGCCATGCGGAAGAGATCATCGCGGTCTCGATCGGGCCGGCCAAGGCACAAGAAACTTTGCGCACGGCGCTAGCGATGGGCGCCGACCGGGCGATCCTGGTCGAGACCGACGACGCCGTCGAACCGCTTGCCGTGGCCAAGATCCTCAAGGCGATCGTCGATGAGGAACAGCCGGGCCTGGTCGTGATGGGCAAGCAGGCGATCGACGACGACAGCAACCAGACCGGCCAGATGCTCGCCGCCCTCACGGGACGGCCGCAGGGCACTTTCGCCAGCAAGGTCGAGATCGAAGGCGACAAGGTCACCGTGATCCGCGAGGTCGACGGCGGGCTTGAGACCGTGAAGCTCAGCCTCCCCGCGATCGTCACCACCGACTTGCGCCTCAACGAGCCGCGCTATGCTTCGCTGCCGAACATCATGAAGGCCAAGAAGAAGCCGCTCGACGTGAAGCCGGCCGCCGATTTCGGCGTGGACCTCACTCCGCGGCTCAAGGTGCTCAAGGTCGCCGAACCGCCGGTGCGTCAGGCAGGCGTACAGGTAGGCTCGGTGGATGAACTGGTGGCCAAGCTCAAGGCATTGGGATTCGTAGCATGACGGCGTTGGTTTTGGTCGAACACGCAGGCGGCGCGGTCCATGACGCGACGCTCGCCGCCGTAACCGCCGCTGCCAAGTTCGGCGGCGTCCACGCGCTCGTGACCGGCGACAGTGCCGAGGCCAAGGCTGCAGCTGAAGCCGCGGCCAAGATCGCGGGCGTCGAGAAAGTGCTCGTCGCCGGCGGCCCGGCTTATGCCGGGTCCCTCCCGGAAAATGTCGCCCCGCTCGCCGCGCAGTTGATGGCTGGCTACGACGCGTTCGTCGCCCCAGCGACGACCACCGGCAAGAACATCGCCCCGCGCGTCGCTGCTCTGCTCGACGTGATGCAGCTGTCGGAAGTGATCGGCATTGAGGGCGAACGCACGTTCACCCGCCCGATTTACGCCGGCAACGCCATCGCCACGGTGGAAAGCTCGGACGCAAAGCTGGTCCTTACTGTCCGCGCCACGGCGTTCGACAAGGCTGCCGCTGACGGCGGCTCCGCTTCGATCGAGGACGTTGCCGGCCCCGGCGACGCCGGCCTCTCGCAGTTCGTCGGTCTCGATGCCTCGAAGAGCGAGCGACCCGAGCTGACCAGCGCCGGGATCGTCGTTTCGGGCGGCCGCGCTCTCAAGGACGCGGCGACCTTCGAACAGCTCATCGTCCCCCTCGCCGACAAGCTCGGTGCAGCTGTCGGCGCTAGCCGCGCGGCGGTGGACGCAGGCTATATCTCGAACGACTTCCAGGTCGGCCAGACCGGCAAGATCGTCGCACCCGCGCTCTACATCGCCGTCGGCATTTCCGGCGCGATCCAGCACTTGGCGGGGATGAAGGATTCCAAGACCATCGTCGCCATCAACAAGGATGCCGACGCGCCGATCTTCCAGGTCGCCGACATCGGCCTGGTCGGCGATCTGTTCACGATCGTGCCGGAGCTGACGCAGAAGCTTTGAGCCGGATTGCACGAGGGACACGAGCGTCATAGATTTCCCTCACTCGGGGGGGGGAATCGCATGAACAACGCGACGCTATTGGCCGGCGCCTTATGCTTGGCCGCTTCGTCCAGTGCGCAAGGCGCGAGCAGGCGCGAACCGCTGATCCTGCAGCCCACATCCGAATGGGTGCTGGACTATGCCCCCGAGCGCTGCACGCTTCTGCGTGAATACGGCGAGAACGATCAGAAGCTGAAGCTTCGGGTCGATTCATTCGGTTCGTGGGTGTCCTTTCGCGTTACCGTTTCCGGAAAGCTGGTGCCCAAGTCATTTGGACCAGTGGGCGACCTGTCGGTCCGGCTTACTCACGATGAACGAGAGCGTGCGCGCCGAGCCTTCTTTGGCAAAGCGGGGTCACAGCCGGCTGCCTTCTTCGGCCTGGATTTCGTTCCCCTGGAATGGC comes from Altererythrobacter sp. Root672 and encodes:
- a CDS encoding DUF6481 family protein; protein product: MAGFKELDFNERRAASQKAREDALAKLKARPPVDEAELARRRAEAEAREAAREEKRNAAKQARLEAAEAEKAARAAAAEAKAASAPAELTEAERKAARDAKYAARKKRKSGR
- a CDS encoding 3'(2'),5'-bisphosphate nucleotidase CysQ; its protein translation is MLDHDRLTEICREAGRMAMRLWPGAGNEVKSWSKYDDSPICQADLEVDAFLRRELCALLPSAGWLSEESVDHPERLARGLCWLVDPVDGTRDFIAGRPGWAVSVALVSAGKPLIGVLEAPARQETWTATAGQGAWLNGRRLSASTRPELPGARVPAFTLPPEDQDLSMVDRPNSIALRIAMVADDQADLLATLRWGYEWDVAAATLIAREAGAAVSDAFGRALSYNKRDPRAFGVLVSAPAIHRAAVERLAERAAKYSAA
- a CDS encoding DUF3035 domain-containing protein; this encodes MHMTTRIVLVASSAALLAGCTSGDLLGSRDRPDEFAVQRQAPLVVPPDFSLVPPAPGAPRPAEGAASQQALEALFGGPAQRSAVESNAISRAGTADPGIRSSVGDPNTYTVDKGGTTRTILAAPEGDGQAARAVIPS
- a CDS encoding OmpA family protein, which encodes MNTSRILVSGLAAVSLVSLSACVTDPNTGEQHVSRTAIGGVGGAGLGYLLGSVIGGKTARIVGAGIGGVAGGVIGYQLDQQIKELDEATAGSGVDVSETPDGQGILVSLPDVTFAVDSATISPSFRAALDQVAQSLQKYPNSLVDVMGHTDSTGSDAHNQDLSRRRAESVAGYLTMRGVPSSRLATIGYGEQYPIADNATEEGRARNRRVEIRITPVSQDDVKQAR
- a CDS encoding MerR family transcriptional regulator; its protein translation is MHDSLDIAEVARLTGLTLRALRFYEGRGLVTPLRTASGRRHYGPAQLERLHQIVAMKRAGLTLAQIHSMTAGRHIDLRHIVVAQIETLADREREVANTRTVLESILSRIDRSEPIDVATFCSLIRQGETIVTKDKWDELTSRYMATDQKEAFQQSVAALPADFDNEAHNAKWKDLSDRINAALPMDPASPQAQAFLDEWDEMIRPFLAVASPEMLEGVKGLHENIESWEGDVASPFDAEAYRFHQRAAEAREAMRR
- a CDS encoding isoleucine--tRNA ligase; translation: MSEQRDYRDTVFLPKTDFPMKAGLPQKEPGLLARWQSEGLYQQVRENRAGQTKFILHDGPPYANGDMHIGHALNHVLKDMVVRTQTLLGKDAPYVPGWDCHGLPIEWKVEEQYRKKKLDKDQVPVEEFRAECRAYAQHWVDTQREQLKRLGINGDWDNPYLTMHFEAEATIVRELLKFAESGQLYRGAKPVMWSPVEKTALAEAEVEYEDITSTQIDVAFEIVESPIPELVGAHAVIWTTTPWTIPANQALAYGPEVEYTLVDCWFATEEDGRDLDGPAGAALAMAARALPWLAEGPRFIVASTLLESFERRLNAALSHLDFAEFSIGTPRFVIERVQGFKGSDLAGTIARHPMHHLGGFYAEPRPFLPGDFVTTDSGTGLVHMAPDHGEDDFELCKAHGISPKFIVEADGRYREDWLWLPRTDERSMSVINPKFNAPEGPVCTDLRETGALLSASTDYQHSYPHSWRSKAKVIFRCTPQWFVPMDKPGIEHIDNRPEQRWENEGGAQEPTKTLRQVAMNALEQTRFVPEKGRNRIGTMVESRPDWVLSRQRAWGVPITLFVDRKTGEYLVDPEVNQRIVSAVNEKGVDAWSDANAQTLLGNQYDAADYERIVDILDVWFDSGSTHAFVLESGRWPDLQWPADLYLEGSDQHRGWFQSSLLESCGTRGRAPYNAVLTHGFTMDAKGEKMSKSKGNTVSPLDVMKEYGADIIRLWALSVDYTEDHRIGPEILKGVADQYRKLRNTFRYLLGALDGFEESERVGPDAMPELERYVLSLLGELDAKLKQAVDDFDFNTYTRALIDFCNEDLSAFYFDIRKDRLYCDAPSDLNRRAYRTVLDTLFQALIRYAAPVMVFTAEEIWQSRYPDSASVHLLVWPEVPAVNADAARWAKLRALRVQVTEAIEPLRREKIVRSSLEAEVTVPSEIVPEGFSDADLAELFISAAVDRTDGDTVTVRKSGHAKCGRCWRLLPEVTEDGGLCDRCEDAVAQLDAVA
- a CDS encoding hemolysin family protein, which translates into the protein MAAFPWSDLTILIALILINGVFSMSELAIVSARPARLRVAADRGSKGAKTALALAADPGKFLSTVQIGITLVGIIAGAYSGSTFGGPVGDWLAGLGVPADTAEEAGFVLVIALTTYFSLVVGELVPKQFALRAAVPIAIYMSRPMAILAKVAAPFVWLLDRSSNLIMRLLGVRHRGEHGVTAEELHMLFAEATHSGVIEEEERAILSGVMRLANRPVRELMTPRTEIDWLDVAAGEEEIRETLAESPHSLLPVAEGSPEKMIGVVKVRDILARMLAGEPVQLHDLVRKTEVVPDQLDAMDALRMLQQSGTAMAMVHDEYGHLEGIVTPADLLRAIAGSFASHQDEGDDPDVVERDDGSLLIAGAMAADVLAERLGLELSEDREFATAAGYVLSVLKRLPHEGEWFEDQGWRFEVVDMDGRKIDKLMVCQVGEQPVPFTEGK
- the lspA gene encoding signal peptidase II; this encodes MTREWRNRTIGLVLAATIYVLDQWVKGRVVGPWNLREVGVIDLLPFFDLRWTQNFGVSLGMFEATSPEMRWGLVGVTGLIAIVVLVWMLRERKLWDIAGLALILGGAMGNIRDRIELGYVIDYADFHIGEFRPFLIFNIADAAITIGVLIILARALFMREKPAAPQGSQEADKPAEIS
- a CDS encoding PilZ domain-containing protein, which produces MPNAPQIHHPRREHSRLRLSLPAMLVTPEGEQRITLLNLSQGGARVRLPGNGRITGGILKWMDNEALGIGVWQAGSEMGLRFEDPIDWDWVVATRHWQPPRRAKGDDSRAFAEDWARGYDHAKFDAGAQLDEQARRNKAALDIHKLRNSGARIRSARLTLGVLLLSVVIGLGVGLWGVVS